The following coding sequences lie in one beta proteobacterium CB genomic window:
- a CDS encoding sigma 54 modulation protein/ribosomal protein S30EA produces the protein MNLKINSRHVEVTPAMRSHLEAGLAKIRKHFDHVLDASAFLIVDNAKEKNLRQAAEITIHLKGKELFAEAHNADLYHAMDAVVDKLERQVVKHKEKIQNHHHEKHFE, from the coding sequence ATGAATCTGAAAATTAATAGCCGTCATGTTGAAGTTACTCCAGCTATGCGTTCCCACCTTGAAGCCGGGCTAGCCAAAATTCGTAAACACTTTGACCACGTCCTTGATGCCTCGGCATTTTTAATTGTTGACAACGCCAAAGAAAAAAATCTTCGTCAAGCAGCCGAGATCACTATTCACCTCAAAGGCAAAGAACTTTTTGCAGAAGCCCATAACGCCGATCTTTACCATGCGATGGATGCGGTAGTGGATAAACTCGAGCGTCAAGTAGTCAAGCACAAAGAAAAGATCCAAAACCATCATCATGA